A single genomic interval of Terriglobus albidus harbors:
- a CDS encoding CDGSH iron-sulfur domain-containing protein has translation MSEVSPVKVTVRPNGPLRVEGPIVLTDADGKEWDLTGKPAVSLCRCGASEKRPFCDGSHNRVGFQCAASPAGNLT, from the coding sequence ATGTCCGAAGTATCGCCCGTCAAAGTCACTGTTCGCCCCAACGGCCCCCTGCGTGTGGAAGGCCCCATCGTTCTCACGGATGCCGATGGCAAAGAGTGGGATCTGACCGGAAAGCCTGCCGTTTCGCTCTGCCGTTGTGGCGCCAGTGAGAAGCGCCCCTTTTGTGATGGTTCGCATAACCGCGTGGGCTTTCAGTGTGCGGCCAGCCCTGCCGGAAATCTGACCTAG
- a CDS encoding CocE/NonD family hydrolase, with amino-acid sequence MMMLRSYALRSLALLAVSAPVLAQNADEALLKAAVGEYAQHAEPDVLVAVRFSGSALTLEGERARRVALKPEGSGFTTEGGNQAVDFTRDASGKVTGLTVARGNMHVAYDKIGDAPVTVSHYRPYIRTEAMIPARDGVKLHVVILRPEGSEKSGEPLPVLMSRTPYGAGGSSDMVNGSKPELAASGYIFVYADIRGRYGSEGQFVMNRPVVHKYGDRTDTKLVDESSDTYDTVEWLVKNLPNNNGRVGVLGVSYPGFLAMMAGVDHHPAVKAISPQAPMTDVWMGDDFFHNGAFRETYGFDYVQQLERAKDDQRVSMNDDLFEWFLKNRNFEGAAKAAGMDHLPTAKAFLTQPSYTKFWQEMAVQARLTQIEVPTLEVGGWWDQEDMWGTQAEYAALRPHDGKKDKQHAVFMVLGPWNHGGWGATSRHLGAVDFEAPAGDQYRKTIEAPFFEFYLKDKPGFDLKDTASFRTGEDRWHRYDVWPPKTGFKTAKLYLAPQKSVSFAAPKGDDKSSVVTYVADPANPVPYRARPIQSTYGNGSKWRQWLVEDQRFVTSRNDTAVFQSPVLDKDTTITGDIVADLFASTTGSDADWVVKLIDVYPDDAPAPMAGYQLMIVDEIFRGRYNKSFEKPEAITPNQVAEFKWSLHGADHTFQKGHRIMVQVQSSWFPLYDRNPQTFVENIMTAPADAYKPQTQSIYFSAAHPSHLEVLVLAE; translated from the coding sequence ATGATGATGCTGCGTTCGTACGCTCTTCGTAGCCTTGCCCTGCTTGCCGTATCCGCCCCCGTACTTGCTCAGAATGCCGATGAGGCCCTGTTGAAGGCTGCGGTGGGCGAGTACGCGCAGCACGCTGAGCCTGATGTCCTGGTGGCGGTTCGCTTCTCCGGCAGCGCGCTCACCCTTGAAGGGGAGCGCGCCCGCCGTGTGGCCCTTAAGCCTGAGGGAAGTGGTTTTACTACGGAGGGCGGCAACCAGGCCGTCGATTTCACGCGTGACGCCAGCGGAAAGGTCACAGGTCTAACCGTCGCGCGCGGCAACATGCATGTGGCGTACGACAAGATCGGTGACGCTCCCGTCACGGTCAGCCACTATCGTCCCTACATCCGCACCGAGGCGATGATTCCCGCGCGCGACGGAGTCAAGCTCCACGTAGTCATCCTGCGGCCGGAAGGTTCTGAGAAGTCCGGGGAGCCGCTGCCTGTTCTGATGTCGCGTACGCCCTACGGCGCGGGCGGAAGCTCAGACATGGTGAATGGCTCTAAGCCGGAGCTGGCTGCCAGCGGCTACATCTTCGTCTACGCCGATATTCGCGGCCGTTATGGATCCGAAGGCCAGTTCGTCATGAATCGCCCGGTCGTTCATAAGTATGGCGATCGTACCGATACCAAGCTCGTAGATGAGAGCTCCGATACTTACGACACGGTCGAATGGCTGGTAAAGAACCTGCCGAACAACAATGGTCGCGTAGGTGTACTGGGTGTCTCGTATCCTGGCTTTCTTGCCATGATGGCGGGCGTAGATCATCATCCGGCGGTGAAGGCGATCTCTCCCCAGGCTCCGATGACGGATGTCTGGATGGGCGACGACTTCTTCCATAACGGAGCCTTCCGCGAGACCTATGGCTTCGATTATGTGCAGCAACTGGAGCGCGCCAAAGACGATCAGCGTGTCTCCATGAACGACGATCTCTTTGAGTGGTTCCTGAAGAACCGAAACTTTGAGGGCGCGGCAAAGGCAGCCGGCATGGATCATCTGCCGACGGCGAAGGCGTTTCTGACGCAGCCCAGCTATACGAAGTTCTGGCAGGAAATGGCTGTACAGGCCCGCCTGACACAGATCGAAGTGCCAACTCTTGAAGTCGGCGGCTGGTGGGACCAGGAAGATATGTGGGGAACGCAGGCGGAGTACGCCGCGCTGCGCCCGCACGACGGCAAGAAGGACAAGCAGCATGCCGTCTTCATGGTTCTGGGGCCGTGGAACCACGGCGGCTGGGGAGCTACTTCGCGTCATCTGGGCGCGGTCGATTTTGAAGCGCCTGCAGGCGATCAATACCGCAAGACCATTGAAGCTCCGTTCTTCGAGTTCTACCTGAAGGACAAACCCGGCTTCGATCTCAAGGACACTGCCAGCTTCCGCACCGGTGAAGACCGGTGGCATCGTTATGACGTCTGGCCGCCGAAGACCGGCTTCAAGACGGCGAAGCTCTATCTTGCTCCGCAGAAGAGTGTCAGCTTCGCAGCGCCGAAGGGAGACGACAAGTCTTCGGTGGTTACCTATGTTGCCGATCCCGCGAATCCTGTTCCGTATCGCGCACGGCCGATCCAGTCCACCTATGGCAATGGATCGAAGTGGCGGCAATGGCTGGTGGAAGATCAGCGTTTCGTGACCAGCCGTAACGACACGGCAGTCTTCCAGTCGCCTGTGCTCGATAAAGACACCACCATCACCGGCGATATCGTCGCTGACCTTTTCGCTTCCACGACCGGCAGCGATGCCGACTGGGTTGTGAAGCTGATCGATGTTTATCCGGACGACGCTCCGGCGCCCATGGCCGGTTACCAGCTCATGATCGTCGATGAGATCTTCCGCGGCCGCTATAACAAGAGCTTCGAGAAGCCTGAGGCGATCACTCCGAACCAGGTCGCTGAGTTCAAGTGGAGTCTTCATGGGGCGGACCACACCTTCCAAAAAGGGCACCGCATTATGGTGCAGGTGCAGTCTTCGTGGTTCCCGCTCTATGATCGCAATCCGCAGACCTTCGTGGAAAACATCATGACCGCTCCCGCAGATGCGTACAAACCGCAGACGCAGAGCATCTATTTCTCGGCAGCCCATCCTTCGCACCTCGAAGTGCTGGTCCTTGCCGAGTAG
- a CDS encoding NUDIX domain-containing protein, whose translation MSIKTISSREVYRNPWTRVREDIIERPGGVRGVYGVIEKDPACIIIPLERTPEGEFVYLVEQYRYTIGKRFKEFPQGGWETEDIVPEELAHGELGEETGLIAGRMTLLNEMWIAYGVMRQRHYLYLAEDLKQGVTERDPEEHDLEIFRVSVAEFEQMILRSEIQDNCTLAAWGAYKVWREHNPRPE comes from the coding sequence ATGTCGATCAAGACCATCTCCTCCCGCGAGGTCTACCGCAATCCCTGGACACGCGTACGGGAAGACATCATCGAGCGCCCGGGCGGCGTGCGGGGTGTCTATGGCGTCATCGAGAAAGACCCGGCCTGCATCATCATCCCTTTGGAGCGCACGCCTGAAGGAGAGTTCGTCTACCTGGTGGAGCAGTATCGTTACACCATCGGTAAGCGGTTCAAAGAATTCCCCCAGGGTGGCTGGGAGACTGAAGATATCGTTCCCGAGGAGCTCGCTCATGGGGAATTGGGGGAAGAAACCGGCCTGATTGCCGGCCGCATGACTCTTCTCAACGAGATGTGGATCGCTTATGGCGTGATGCGCCAGCGGCACTATCTCTATCTCGCAGAGGACTTGAAACAGGGCGTAACGGAGCGGGATCCGGAAGAGCACGACCTCGAGATCTTTCGTGTCTCCGTCGCCGAATTTGAACAGATGATCCTGCGCAGCGAGATTCAGGATAACTGCACTCTCGCCGCGTGGGGCGCCTACAAAGTCTGGCGTGAGCATAACCCGCGCCCGGAATAA
- a CDS encoding threonine synthase — protein sequence MPSIKHLECSRCGHTASASVPQNVCPQCAGSYYVRYDLSAAKGLAARDRVTVDYPRSTGMWRYREVLPEVTPVSLGEGWTPMLPSRRYGKVWVKEEGANPTGTFKARGMAMAISMAKHLGIRKVAAPSAGNAGGAMAAYAAAAGMEAHIFMPKDVPLSNQVECHIHGAHLTLVDGLISDCGRIVAERKDAEGWFDMSTLKEPYRIEGKKTMGYELVEQLGWRYPAAVFYPTGGGVGMIGMWKAFEEMEELGWVSGPRPKMIAVQAAGCAPITVAYEAGEKASVMYPNAQTFASGLRVPKPYGDYLILDIVRASGGTVVSRTDDQIFDALSDWGRNEGLLLSPEGASSMAAYDYLIETGFLKPDDEVVLFNTGSGNKYTDVISQRLGLG from the coding sequence ATGCCGTCGATCAAGCATCTTGAATGTTCGCGCTGCGGCCACACGGCCAGCGCATCGGTCCCGCAGAATGTCTGTCCGCAGTGCGCAGGCTCCTACTATGTCCGCTACGATCTCTCCGCGGCGAAAGGGCTTGCTGCCCGTGATCGCGTGACAGTGGACTATCCTCGCTCCACCGGCATGTGGCGCTATCGCGAGGTCTTGCCGGAGGTTACACCGGTTTCCCTTGGTGAAGGCTGGACGCCCATGTTGCCCAGCCGCCGCTACGGCAAGGTATGGGTGAAGGAAGAGGGCGCCAATCCCACTGGAACCTTCAAGGCGCGCGGCATGGCGATGGCCATCTCCATGGCGAAGCATCTGGGCATTCGCAAGGTCGCTGCTCCTTCCGCAGGCAATGCCGGAGGAGCGATGGCTGCCTATGCTGCTGCCGCCGGGATGGAAGCTCATATCTTCATGCCGAAGGATGTCCCCCTGTCGAACCAGGTGGAGTGCCACATTCACGGCGCACATCTCACGCTGGTGGATGGACTGATCTCGGACTGTGGCCGCATCGTCGCGGAGCGCAAAGACGCCGAGGGCTGGTTCGATATGTCCACGCTGAAGGAGCCATATCGTATCGAAGGTAAAAAGACGATGGGCTATGAGCTGGTAGAGCAGCTTGGCTGGCGCTATCCCGCGGCGGTCTTTTATCCCACCGGCGGTGGTGTGGGGATGATCGGCATGTGGAAGGCCTTTGAGGAGATGGAAGAGCTCGGCTGGGTCTCCGGTCCTCGCCCGAAGATGATTGCGGTGCAAGCCGCAGGTTGTGCGCCGATCACGGTCGCCTATGAGGCTGGCGAAAAGGCATCGGTAATGTATCCCAATGCTCAAACCTTCGCATCCGGCCTGCGCGTGCCAAAGCCTTATGGCGACTATCTGATTCTCGATATCGTCCGCGCCAGCGGCGGCACTGTTGTCTCGCGAACTGACGATCAGATCTTTGACGCGCTCTCAGATTGGGGCAGGAACGAAGGCCTGCTGCTATCGCCCGAAGGCGCTTCTTCGATGGCGGCCTACGACTACCTGATCGAGACCGGCTTCCTGAAGCCGGACGATGAGGTGGTGCTCTTCAATACCGGTTCGGGGAACAAGTACACCGACGTCATCAGCCAGCGGCTGGGGTTGGGATAA
- a CDS encoding ABC transporter ATP-binding protein, translating to MAAKAEDKKKKSAHDDDPAGKAFDSRLMRRLLTYLRPYTGHALISALAILLKAGADVAGPFLVKVGVDAYMSPEAGHKPAWIVRYLSHDPITGISQLAALYLIALLVSYGLEFMQTYLMQWTGQRVMFDMRSQIFRHLQRMDVSFYDHNPVGRLVTRVTGDVDALNEMFTSGVLAIFEDVFVLLFIVIVMVQMNPLLALMTLSVIPAIIYCTKLFRDHVRNSYRRQRGATARINSFTQEYVSGMAVVQMFNREKRAFRDFSAVNDENKQAWTDAIFAYALYYPAVELLSATAIALVIWRGGGGVLSGYVTIGVLIAFMQYAQRFFRPIQDLSEKYNILQAAMAAAERIFKLLDTAPAIQSPAQPIAGDNSGSVEFRNVWFTYQRLTEAQQVFVSSATDEELAADTQIEWILKGVSFIIAPDETAAIVGHTGAGKTTITSLMMRFYDVQRGEVLVDSVDVRLQDLNRLRRRFGVVLQDPFLFTGTIAQNIRLGSDWITDEQLQQSVEDVNLGAFIRSLSNELQEPVVERGATFSTGQKQLISFARALAHRPGILILDEATSSVDTETELLVRSAVDRMITGRTSVMIAHRLSTIQKADTILVMHKGHLHEQGTHQQLLAHRGLYWKLYQLQYKDQELGDTAPSVIPTPAAG from the coding sequence ATGGCGGCCAAGGCAGAAGACAAGAAGAAAAAGTCGGCACATGACGACGATCCGGCGGGTAAAGCATTCGATTCACGCCTGATGCGGCGTTTGCTGACCTATCTGCGGCCATACACAGGCCATGCCTTGATCTCTGCTTTGGCGATCCTGTTGAAGGCGGGGGCGGACGTAGCAGGACCGTTCCTGGTTAAGGTCGGCGTCGATGCCTACATGTCTCCCGAAGCAGGCCACAAACCGGCCTGGATCGTCCGCTACCTGAGCCATGACCCGATTACCGGTATCTCTCAGCTTGCGGCGCTGTACCTCATCGCCCTGCTGGTGAGCTATGGCCTGGAGTTCATGCAAACCTACCTGATGCAGTGGACCGGGCAGCGCGTCATGTTCGATATGCGCAGCCAGATCTTCCGGCATCTGCAGCGCATGGATGTCAGTTTTTACGACCACAACCCTGTGGGCCGGCTAGTCACCCGTGTCACCGGCGATGTCGACGCCCTGAACGAGATGTTCACCTCGGGCGTGCTGGCCATCTTCGAGGACGTTTTCGTCCTGCTGTTCATCGTGATTGTGATGGTGCAGATGAATCCCCTGCTGGCGCTGATGACGCTCTCGGTGATTCCGGCCATCATCTACTGTACAAAGCTGTTCCGCGACCATGTGCGGAACAGCTACCGGCGCCAGCGCGGCGCAACCGCGCGCATCAACTCCTTCACACAGGAGTATGTCTCTGGCATGGCGGTGGTGCAGATGTTCAACCGCGAGAAGCGTGCCTTCCGTGACTTCTCCGCCGTCAACGATGAAAACAAGCAGGCGTGGACCGACGCGATCTTCGCCTATGCGCTGTATTACCCGGCCGTCGAATTGCTCTCAGCGACAGCCATTGCACTGGTGATCTGGCGCGGCGGAGGCGGAGTCCTCTCTGGGTATGTCACCATCGGCGTGCTGATCGCCTTCATGCAATACGCACAGCGGTTCTTCCGCCCCATCCAGGACCTCAGCGAAAAGTACAACATCCTGCAGGCTGCCATGGCTGCCGCGGAACGCATTTTCAAGCTGCTGGATACCGCTCCCGCGATCCAGTCGCCTGCACAGCCGATTGCCGGCGACAACTCCGGCTCGGTCGAGTTCCGCAACGTCTGGTTCACCTATCAGCGCCTGACCGAGGCGCAGCAGGTCTTCGTCTCCTCCGCTACGGATGAAGAGCTGGCGGCTGACACACAGATTGAATGGATTCTGAAGGGGGTCTCCTTCATCATCGCTCCTGATGAAACCGCCGCCATCGTAGGCCACACCGGCGCGGGCAAGACGACCATCACCAGCCTGATGATGCGCTTCTACGACGTGCAGCGCGGCGAGGTCCTGGTGGATAGCGTCGATGTGCGGCTACAGGATCTGAATCGCCTGCGCAGGCGCTTTGGCGTCGTCCTGCAGGATCCATTCCTGTTCACTGGCACCATTGCTCAGAACATCCGCCTGGGCAGCGACTGGATCACCGACGAACAGCTCCAGCAGTCCGTAGAAGACGTCAATCTCGGAGCCTTCATCCGCAGCCTCTCCAACGAGCTGCAGGAACCCGTCGTGGAGCGAGGAGCCACCTTCTCCACCGGCCAGAAACAACTCATCTCCTTTGCGCGCGCGCTGGCCCACCGCCCGGGCATTCTGATCCTGGATGAAGCGACCAGCTCCGTCGATACCGAGACGGAGCTCCTGGTTCGCTCGGCGGTAGATCGCATGATTACCGGACGCACCTCGGTGATGATTGCTCACCGGCTCTCTACGATTCAAAAGGCTGACACCATCCTGGTGATGCACAAGGGACATCTGCACGAACAAGGCACGCATCAGCAGTTGCTGGCGCATCGCGGCCTGTACTGGAAGCTTTACCAGTTGCAGTACAAGGACCAGGAACTGGGAGACACTGCCCCCAGTGTTATCCCAACCCCAGCCGCTGGCTGA
- the hemW gene encoding radical SAM family heme chaperone HemW — protein sequence MSPAGLYLSVPFCRAKCSYCNFASDAFGPARMDAYVDRLCEEIAQAPAKASGMGATLPRDVDSVYFGGGTPSLLSAVHFQRIFEALQAVFSLQTDVELTLECAPGQLADDTLAELLRHGLNRVSLGVQSFVDQESRAVGRFHTKDVCLAEIARLRSAGVQEINVDLIAGLPHQTHESWRISLEQAAAADVPHVSVYMLEVDEESRLGRELIAGGVRYHAHHVPDDGLVAEMYLEACEFLGNNGIPQYEISNFARPGHASRHNLKYWKRLPYLGLGLDAHSMLGGWRFQNTDDLNAYLEGKAAPDPVVVTPHEALEEEVFLGLRLNEGILLPEDGPVVPVLQQLVREGLMQLQGERIALTPKGRLLSNDVFTELLGAGAFSL from the coding sequence ATGTCCCCCGCCGGTCTCTATCTTTCGGTTCCGTTCTGCCGCGCCAAGTGCAGTTACTGCAACTTCGCGTCCGACGCCTTCGGCCCCGCCCGGATGGATGCGTATGTGGACCGTCTCTGCGAAGAGATCGCCCAGGCGCCGGCAAAGGCTTCCGGCATGGGGGCGACGTTACCCCGGGATGTGGATTCGGTGTATTTCGGTGGAGGGACGCCTAGCCTGCTCTCTGCCGTGCACTTTCAGCGCATCTTTGAAGCCCTGCAGGCCGTTTTCTCGCTGCAAACCGATGTTGAGCTCACGCTGGAATGCGCTCCGGGGCAGCTTGCGGACGATACCCTCGCGGAGCTGCTTCGTCACGGCCTTAACCGGGTCAGCCTGGGGGTGCAGTCCTTTGTCGACCAGGAGTCGCGTGCGGTCGGCCGCTTCCACACAAAGGATGTCTGCCTGGCCGAGATCGCCCGTCTGCGCTCCGCCGGCGTGCAGGAGATCAATGTCGATCTGATCGCAGGTCTGCCGCATCAGACCCATGAAAGCTGGCGTATCTCTCTGGAGCAGGCCGCTGCGGCAGATGTGCCTCACGTCAGTGTCTATATGTTGGAGGTCGATGAGGAGTCCCGGCTCGGCAGGGAACTCATCGCAGGCGGCGTTCGCTATCACGCCCACCATGTGCCCGACGATGGCCTGGTGGCGGAGATGTATCTGGAGGCCTGTGAGTTCCTGGGGAACAACGGCATTCCTCAATACGAGATCTCGAACTTCGCCCGTCCGGGCCATGCCTCCCGCCACAACCTTAAGTATTGGAAGCGACTTCCATACCTCGGTCTGGGGTTGGACGCACACTCCATGTTGGGCGGTTGGCGCTTCCAGAACACGGACGATCTGAATGCTTATCTCGAAGGCAAAGCAGCGCCCGACCCGGTTGTTGTCACGCCGCATGAGGCATTGGAGGAGGAGGTCTTTCTCGGCCTGCGGCTGAATGAAGGAATTCTTCTTCCTGAAGACGGTCCCGTCGTTCCAGTGCTGCAGCAGTTGGTTCGAGAGGGCCTGATGCAGCTTCAGGGAGAGCGGATTGCTTTGACGCCGAAGGGGCGTCTTCTCTCGAACGATGTCTTTACGGAGCTTCTAGGCGCTGGAGCATTTTCCCTGTAG
- a CDS encoding threonine aldolase family protein → MEIIELRSDTLTQPTAAMRQAMATADVGDDVYGEDPMVNRLEARAAQVFGKEAAIFVPTGSMGNLTSIMVHTRPGQEVICESRAHILDWEMGSMVSVAGTVPRTIFGDRGVLTWSQIREKIVLNTAAYYRARTGLIELENSHNMAGGTVTPLDVFEEIWAGAKECGIPTHLDGARIFNAATALGVSVSRLTSGFDTVMFCLSKGLAAPVGSMIVGSRASIDRARVIRKTLGGGMRQAGVLAAPGLIALEEMSKRLAEDHANARLLAEAIATSPAVEIDLSGVQTNIVIFRLAGHGDAPGLVRRLEANGVRCSAIGPHSVRLVTHNDVSRSQCETAAKLIVEELSA, encoded by the coding sequence ATGGAGATTATCGAGCTTCGCAGCGATACGTTGACCCAACCCACCGCCGCTATGCGCCAGGCAATGGCTACCGCCGATGTTGGCGATGATGTTTACGGGGAAGACCCAATGGTCAACCGGCTGGAGGCGCGAGCCGCACAGGTCTTCGGTAAAGAAGCTGCGATTTTCGTTCCCACCGGGTCGATGGGTAATCTCACTTCCATCATGGTTCACACGCGGCCGGGGCAGGAGGTTATCTGCGAATCACGCGCCCATATTCTCGACTGGGAGATGGGATCGATGGTCTCCGTTGCCGGAACTGTGCCGCGCACCATCTTCGGAGACCGCGGCGTGCTGACCTGGTCTCAGATCCGCGAAAAGATCGTCCTCAATACCGCCGCGTATTATCGCGCGCGTACGGGGCTGATCGAGCTCGAGAACTCGCACAACATGGCAGGGGGAACGGTCACGCCGCTCGATGTCTTTGAGGAGATCTGGGCTGGAGCCAAGGAGTGTGGCATTCCGACGCATCTGGATGGAGCCCGCATCTTCAACGCCGCTACCGCGCTTGGAGTTTCCGTCTCACGGCTGACCAGTGGCTTTGACACGGTCATGTTCTGCCTCTCCAAGGGCCTGGCTGCGCCCGTCGGATCGATGATCGTCGGCAGCCGTGCATCGATCGACCGCGCACGCGTCATCCGCAAAACGCTGGGCGGTGGCATGAGGCAGGCAGGTGTACTCGCTGCTCCCGGCTTGATCGCCCTGGAGGAGATGTCCAAACGGCTCGCGGAAGATCACGCGAATGCCCGCCTGCTGGCGGAGGCGATTGCTACCTCGCCAGCTGTGGAGATCGATCTTTCAGGTGTACAGACCAATATCGTGATCTTCCGCTTGGCCGGCCACGGGGATGCTCCAGGTCTTGTTCGCCGTCTGGAAGCAAACGGTGTTCGCTGCAGTGCCATCGGTCCACACTCAGTGCGGCTGGTAACGCACAACGATGTTTCGCGCTCGCAATGCGAGACCGCCGCGAAGCTGATTGTGGAAGAGCTGAGCGCCTAG
- a CDS encoding ATP-binding protein → MNIREFRRILLLTFLLPIAALLIVSGVLSWQIRSANLAVNQLQLIDRNLQRLGQAQKLILDQETGLRGYQLTHDEQFLDLYRGHEGEIVQRLNDVEQTPGLSLPQTTRIRNLRASYLQWKHEFADLQIEAVRTGKDENPAEVNLRGKAQMDTIRSQFSETMQATSVLRQQSVGVWQERARITRVYLLVLSLLTGTLIAIYMNHQLNRVSLSFQTSVTSLQERADQLFASEQRLRTTLVSIGDGVIVTDGHGLVTMLNPIASELTGWTIDEAFGQPIEDVFDIVNEETRLPIESPIARVKRMDRVVGLANHTILRRRDGTEVHIDDSGAPIRDAEGLMVGVVIVFRDITHEKQTQRILISNERLAVTGRLAATIAHEIHNPLDSVANILYLLRTDSYEEEERRHLLEMADQELSRVTQISRAMLSLYRESRTPVPVELRELLQDLISLISYKIQRAQVTLEQILPETALVEGYPAELRQVFTNLITNAYEAADPGGSVRVELIRLGDGARVILTNSGAAIDEQTQQSLFQPFFSTKGERGTGLGLWVSRGILSKHGGRIELESPAFADGTGVKVTVTLPRKFIVHAPAETA, encoded by the coding sequence TTGAACATTCGTGAATTTCGACGGATCCTTCTGCTGACATTTCTACTGCCGATTGCCGCATTGCTGATCGTCAGCGGAGTACTGTCGTGGCAGATCCGTTCCGCCAACCTGGCGGTGAACCAGTTACAACTGATCGACCGGAACCTGCAACGGCTGGGGCAGGCGCAGAAGCTTATTCTCGACCAGGAGACTGGACTCCGGGGCTACCAGCTCACGCATGATGAACAATTTCTCGATCTGTACCGCGGCCATGAAGGCGAGATCGTCCAGAGATTGAATGACGTTGAACAGACACCAGGCCTGAGCTTGCCGCAAACCACCCGCATCCGTAATCTCCGGGCATCCTATCTGCAATGGAAACATGAATTCGCTGATCTCCAGATAGAGGCTGTACGCACAGGTAAGGATGAGAATCCAGCTGAGGTGAATCTGCGGGGCAAAGCGCAGATGGATACCATCCGCAGCCAGTTTTCCGAGACTATGCAGGCGACCAGCGTTCTGCGGCAGCAGAGCGTAGGGGTCTGGCAGGAACGCGCACGCATCACCAGAGTCTACCTGCTTGTCCTTTCCCTTCTGACCGGCACTTTGATCGCAATCTACATGAACCATCAGCTCAACCGTGTCTCTCTCAGCTTCCAGACATCGGTGACGTCACTACAGGAGCGAGCGGATCAGCTCTTTGCATCGGAGCAGCGGCTGCGAACAACACTGGTTTCGATTGGCGACGGCGTAATCGTCACCGACGGACATGGGCTGGTGACCATGCTGAATCCGATTGCATCGGAGCTGACGGGTTGGACGATCGATGAAGCCTTCGGCCAACCCATCGAAGATGTCTTCGATATCGTCAACGAAGAGACTCGGCTGCCGATCGAGAGCCCGATCGCCCGCGTAAAACGCATGGACCGCGTGGTTGGGCTTGCCAACCACACCATTCTGCGGCGGCGCGACGGGACCGAGGTTCACATCGACGACTCAGGAGCTCCTATCCGCGACGCAGAGGGCCTGATGGTGGGCGTTGTGATTGTCTTCCGCGATATTACCCATGAGAAGCAAACACAGCGGATTCTTATCTCCAACGAGCGGCTTGCTGTCACCGGGCGGCTAGCAGCCACCATCGCGCATGAGATTCATAACCCGTTGGACTCGGTGGCCAATATTCTCTACCTGTTGCGCACCGACTCCTACGAGGAAGAGGAGCGCCGCCACCTACTGGAGATGGCTGACCAGGAGCTATCGCGGGTGACGCAGATCAGCCGCGCCATGCTCTCCCTTTATCGTGAGTCGCGTACGCCTGTGCCGGTCGAGCTTCGGGAACTACTCCAGGACCTCATCTCGCTCATCTCCTATAAGATTCAGCGAGCCCAGGTGACGCTGGAGCAGATCCTGCCTGAGACCGCACTGGTCGAAGGGTATCCGGCGGAGCTGCGCCAGGTCTTCACCAATCTCATCACCAATGCCTACGAAGCCGCCGACCCTGGAGGATCCGTCCGCGTGGAACTGATCAGGCTGGGCGATGGGGCACGGGTCATACTAACCAACAGCGGAGCGGCGATCGACGAACAAACCCAGCAGAGCCTCTTTCAGCCTTTCTTCTCAACAAAGGGAGAAAGAGGCACAGGCCTTGGTCTGTGGGTCAGCCGCGGCATTCTAAGCAAGCATGGGGGCCGGATCGAGCTTGAAAGCCCAGCTTTCGCCGATGGTACGGGAGTCAAGGTGACCGTGACCCTGCCGCGGAAGTTCATCGTGCACGCACCCGCAGAGACTGCCTAG
- a CDS encoding response regulator, with the protein MRNAPLILCVDDEAVGLRIRSMLLERAGYRVLSAPDGPSGLSLLEAHPVEAVILDYSMPGMDGDEVARQMRAMRPDLPILLLSAYVGLPADATANVSLYMTKGEGAPALLANLKRLFSDPSPQ; encoded by the coding sequence ATGCGGAACGCACCTCTAATCCTATGTGTCGATGATGAAGCCGTTGGTCTTCGGATTCGGAGCATGCTGCTGGAACGCGCCGGCTACCGTGTGCTGAGCGCTCCTGATGGTCCTTCTGGCCTGTCCCTGCTGGAGGCTCATCCCGTGGAGGCTGTGATTCTGGATTACTCCATGCCGGGCATGGATGGGGATGAGGTAGCACGGCAGATGCGGGCTATGCGTCCTGACCTTCCTATTTTGCTACTCTCTGCCTATGTAGGTCTGCCGGCAGACGCAACCGCGAATGTCTCGCTTTACATGACCAAGGGAGAAGGCGCGCCCGCATTGCTGGCGAATCTGAAGCGCCTGTTCTCGGACCCCAGTCCGCAATAG